The Spinacia oleracea cultivar Varoflay chromosome 2, BTI_SOV_V1, whole genome shotgun sequence DNA segment TAGGAGAGTTATGGAGCTTGTAATTTGCAAATTGATTAAGGTATTGTTTACTACTCGTATAAGATATCTTTCCTTCATTATTAAGCATGAATGCTACACACGAACATAGAACTCACCCTGGTAGAAGTAGGCATATGAGTTTTGCTCTGACATTTTTGTGGATGTTGTTGGATATAATGCGAAGTATGAGTTTTGAGTACTACTATTTGGTGGGAATAAGTTTGTTTCACATTGGTAGAAAAAGGAACTTCTCCCTTGTTTAAATATGGGCATGTGATGTATATACTTCTCTTGGTGGTTTGGGCTAGAAGGGGCATCCCCACGCGCGCGCCCGGTTCGTTGACACATGCATGGTGTGCCTATTAGTTCCTAGGTCGTCTTTGCTTCTAAGACAATGTTCTTCAACACGTCACAGTTTCACTTACAAATCAAATATTCGGCCCACATTTACTTAAGTCATAACCATTTTTCGGATTTTGCAGTATTACTTCCTAGTTCCTACATATATTTCTTGATTATGATTAGTTGTACTAAATCTTCATGATTCGCgattatcatgaataataatcTTCTGCCAACCTGTTTTCTGTTTCCAGGGAGACTTTCAGGCTCTGGAGGATCTGACATATGAGAGAAGGAAAGATTTCATCCTAAAGCATAAACTTCCAGAAGAAATTCCACTAATCTCTTTCCATTCAGAAGCAAATATTGCTCTAAGTGTTGTTGCTACATTGACTCAAATAGCCCATGCCGAGCTCCCATGGTTACCTCTTCCAACACTATATGGTGTGCCGTCTGATGACTACTACGTCCAACCATCACGGAGAGTGCCTGTAGTGATTCCTGCATCAGCAGCCATGGCTGTTACTGCTCTCCACCTTATATTAAGGTACGGAGAAAAGAGTGATGGGCTTGTTACATGCCGTGATGCTGAAGTTCCCGGTTCTGTAGTGATTAGGCCTGATAAGAAGCTTGATCATGCCTGGATGGTTCACTCTTCTTGGAACAGGAATCCTACTGAGCCTGATTGCAATCAAATGTGTGAAGCTATTTTGACCTTGCTTGTAGAACTTGATGACATAAAAAGAGCAGGCAAGGGGAAGAAGAAAGGAGTTTAATGACAAAGAATAATGATACTAGTATAGATTTGTTTGATTTCAATTGTATGTTATATGTTTTTGTTAAGGCTTGGTTTGGTGTTGGTCTAGGTCTAATAGAATGACCGCCCAAAAgggaaaatatttttaattcgTTTTTCTTCCTCTATGCCTCTGAACCAGGGCTGTCAAATCGGCTCATCTGTTAGTTACATATTAGGTGAAATCGGTTTTGATATAATCGGACAATATTTTGTACGGGGTTATTGTTCTCATGCGGATTGAatatatgaattttatttttcggGTCACTTTAATTTTGTCGGATGTAGTCAGTTTTTGACATCTTTACTAAGAACGCCAACAAGAAAGATAGTTCATACTTAAATAATTGCTTCTCAATAGAAAGTTGATGAGCCGAACTTAAATCTCAAACTTGACTCAATGCTAAAAGTTGAGTCCATCTGTGGTGATCATTTTGTTTTACTTTACGCACAAGCCTTCTAAGGCTTTATTTCTCTTTGGCGCACACTTACTTGCTTTGTGAGCGAATAGTAGACGTCCAAATTTGAACCTACGTCATCAAACACGAAATAACTCCAAAAGACCTAACATACAATGAGCTACAATAGCTAATGTTTACTCAAAACTAAGTTTAACTAAGTTGGATCAAAATGAAGAATCGGAAGTATATAAAATGGAGTTGATCGCCCTCTTACAACTTACACGAGGTGAGTAGCAATTTTATCTTATGACTAATAAAATTGGAGTCAATCCCCCTCTTAACCCGGCCCGTAAGAAAAACGAGCTAGGACAACAATTTAAACGGGAGGGCTAGGCCTAACCCGTTAATAAAAACGGACGGGCTACAAGTCTACAACACTCTAAAATAATGGTGGGCACTGGGCAAGCCCGTATGAAATTGTACTCGTATTTTTGGCCTAGAACTACTTTTTTCTGGCCGACAAAGAAGACACAAGTACACAACTACAAGCTCATAAGACTACAACTGAAACAGGGTTAGCGGAACTACGGCCAACGATATAGTCATTCAGTTAAGCACCTCCTCTTTCCCCTTCCTTCAACATACAACCTCGTCAACCTTCGACTAATCTATGTTCATCCgactttataattaattaaaggataaattgttttttaccatctGAAAAAATCGaacaattgttttttaccatctACTaacaaactaaaacttgtatttttatcaattgaaaaatggaaaaatagatCAAAATGGTATGGGAGGGgccacaataacggtaatatttcTCATATATTCTTTTCTTCTACGATTCCATGTatttaactctcttctcttcTTTCAATTCCTTATCTTCcatgaattcacataatttttcaccaccattaattcacaaaattgaccAAATTCAATGGAAATAAAGAGAGAAtggtgaaagagttaaagaaaataaCACAAGGAGTGTAAAAAAGATGGAGGGAAATTGAATTGGGTAGCCACATAaaggtttcattttttttttttttttccaggtggtaaaaacaagttttactttatttttaggtagtaaaatacaagttttaatttttcaaaaaacaaatattcaatGTTTACAAGTGGTAAAATACAATGTCTTTAATTAAATTtcgataaattcagataagttcaaattagataaataaaagtacataatgAGTCTTTAGACGACAGTTGCAGACTCCTAGGATTAAAATATTTCCCTCGTTTATTATAATCTTCAACTATACCAACTGGGGTTGGCGTGACTGGTTAAgggtctcttgctccttaaccaacgTCTCAGCCTCGAACATTAGATATGGAAAAAACTTCATATGGGAGTGATGCTGCCCATCAAGGTACCAATGCAAACTCACATAGGAGATTATTCCACTCACCGAAcacggtgggaactcctcgaaATAGAACTAAAAAAAATCTTCAACTTTCATAtgcatttttttttgtgttagcaccaggttcacccttagggctgatccggattcggggcgagttctgggtggttaggtttcagtcccctcccaattgttgttgcgggggatcgaacacgggttctccctaccaagttcagcccctatGACCACTAAACCAACAAGCAATTAGTATCATATGCATTTATAGTTGTGTTATCTCTACGTTGTGCGCATATATGTTTTAACAACTTTTGATGATTAACGGGCCACACATAAGCTTATACAAGATAAGACATTGACCACATACTGACGGGAtttcattttaaaatcaatggtgTTAGATCATGTTTATCAAACACATTGGTTTTGGTCTTCaacctaataaaatataatatttttccaTTTCTCTCTCCCCAACACCAAACTCAACACCAACAACATTTATCAAACACCAAATCATCTCTCTCCTACATCATCTTAGTCCACCTACATTTATATCTCATGATATTGTTATGGATAAGTATATAATCAAATTATTAGTGGCACAATTAATCGTTATTAATTAAGTTAGTGGCatattaattgttttttaattaaattttataatcggctaataaatatttaataaaaaaatacttaAATATTAAACTAAGTAAAACTTCACTTGTTAAGTATAAAATTTATATCAATAATACACTTAACTTGTTACCTAAAAACTCGATCATTACAACCTTTAAATAATTAGTGATATTGCATAATATTAACAGATAATTAATCAATTTCTCGTTTGTCTACATTTTTGCCATACATTTTCAATAAAGTCTTCCTTGAGAGATTTGTGATCTAAAATTAAACAAGAGAGGAGAAAATTAAGATTTTTTTGGTTATCTAAAGTGGATCAATATTGGTGTCTATTTGGTGTTCACGAACACCAATTTTTTTGGTTATCTAAAGTGGATCAATATAgagtataaaaaaataaagacatttataatttttttttttaattgtaatATTTAGTTTAATGGCATTGTAAATTTGCAATGGGTATGTATTTTTAACACAACAAATCTATGTCAAAAATCACATtgcaaatagaaaaaaaaaaagataaccaATAATTTTAGTCCCcaaatgacacatgtcaatcTCTCCAAGAAAGATTCTAGTTTTCCAtttggtgttcatgaacaccaaTTTTTTGTTTCAATTCATTCTCTCTCTATCTTTCTCACTCATCTCTCTacctcttttattattttttattcactTTTCTCTCCTAAACACCAAAGCAATGTGTTTGATAACTATGATCTTAGATAGAGTAGTCCACCAATCTTATAGCTTGTTAAATTAAATGAtgtgttgtagacacctacttttgttcccattcccgaaagggaaaggttcgatgatgaaaacataaatctccacttgacaacgcatctcctataaaataaacgaatctcaattccccttttcatttcacccaaaacctgctatttatggaaacctgctaaaaatagtaactgccgtaaagggtagcttctaaaagtggcaagtcataaaagatagaaacctgtcagaattaggtgttgcactccaacataaatcctaaatgagatagaaaactgcgagaatcttattcctaatatgattcggaaataagagttacgtattaattaaaatcctaacgagcctagagttcgtaacgggcccagtcgcattccgtcatgaaattgatacgcactaaaagactagattaagtctcaaacactgcggatttcaggaatccgaatctgactaagaaaacagcccataccctattttcaacgcctggctctgggcgccgaaatcttcggcgcccaggcctgggcgctgaaaatacctgggtatgtattttttcctaattctttgtggattagaacactgcaattctatctttccacgaactcttccctataaatacagccccaaattcgacgtgaaaacacaacacacaattcatattctgagtattgactccaacccttagcctaagcctcacgctgcgaaattgttcacgcgttctgtcgcaatcgatccataaatcgaacagaacgtatcctgtcccataatttgagattcgttaaataaaaaggagaaataacaaagtcaaagtggttagttttctgagaaccgtgacgcacctctcaagggtgcgtcgtaacgtgtccctttttgatgatttaattgctttcctcgccctttttatgaactgttaaactaactaaatctgattgttctatcacgcctaacaaatataatatttttgggaaattggatcatcatgctaggtcccttaatactatttaaatcagataatcacgatcgatctagtattatatgttgcatattgctaaaatcaactcagattagtttaatagttaacgcatgtcccttcaattatttatgctgagctagtaaggatatcctgcctctggagttatcgacgagcgaagtactcctctcggtagttacagtcccccgaaccctcaatctctaccttgcgggtgtatgttgagagatccccacaccagggatcacaagggaacctacggccgtcgtggtcaaacataattgcattccctttatgtcacgataaccgggttttgtcagtttttctcattgttattgaaaactgaatggcgactcctatattactagtcaattgggtgtatactcacaggaaatccaattacacttgattgaataaaagaatcgtcacacccacgagggacgaggtcacgcattagcctcgtgctttttcgaccccctcacagtggcgactccactggggatagtgaaggaaatactcgtgcttgtaggtaatcaaaatagccgaagggtgaaacgatcctaccccgcgtttatttcctcatcaagttgggacgacctgaaaatcagcatattaatgcgAACGGGcaaaaccgcataacgaatctcggctccctcgggagttgggactaaggatacctttttccgccaataggggggtgcatacgccgcgcatgttgcccactcggtacttgtgcaggtagtacacctatcccgaacccaatcgctcgctcattaggtccctctcgcctgcatgcccccttggcttgcacttgcgggttggcctcttgggcgaaattcgtctgttgaagacactacctcgaccggggcatgtgttggatctacgatagaagcggtaccaagccaggcgcaaatactacccatagaagcctattataaactacgtgacatatttaattttcaaatccatgtttgtaatgtagttatgtgtagcgaactatgtgactatgttatgattgtgcgtacgaataatgctagacaaataatgctagtaaaccaacgaccttaaaaattgccgaaacattcatgaaccaattggccaaagagttataccaaaatacgtgtttcgcaaacccgaacgatcgccacaaaaataagcgacgctcgggatggcctgtaacgaatcccacaaacgctgcacaacgcgtaaaggacgttattaggcaagcacgcaaaatcgaagtcgcataaacaaaagtagacgaaaactgaaaacgagaaccagccagggacgcattttcaacgcccctggctgggcgccagaatttctcacgcccactgctgggcgctgaagttgctgccttgccttttggtcaggcacaacagcctcggtgcccgcgcatgaaaaaatatacgtagcaaaaaaaaacttttcgtaaaaattgctgcaggggcgtatgaaaaggcactcgactctaaaagcgactaaaaaataaaaaaataaataactctttgtgtcgttgttaggcctcctacgacgacaatgctcggcaccaaaaccaagcacgctaattaaacgaccttgaatgtcacatgggcaaagtattcaaaaaataatgttcgaataaagtcttcaagaaaaaaaaaatgttcaaataaaaaataaataaatccgagtctagactaggttatgccaaagtacaatctaaatcctaagtcttagttgtcttatccatagaatcggtcctaatgcttggtgtcgttctgcaagttaaagggttaaaccatattgagtctccctttctaacatttaaatcaataagcacccatatgtaattgtcatcccttgctaagaatccacggcctcaatactctctcacaccaataaaaagaatatattatagtatttgcaaaatgaaaacagtcatattctgaaaatcattcctccataatcgcacaacccccaaagtgaacctaaggtgtcaataccattggcaagaaaaaaactaatggcctcaaggcttatgatcacattgggtcacgactatcatagtcctctcgagtcactcgctccttgaaataccactaagtacggactaaaagattttccatgaatgcaacatgacgaaccatgaaaatacccaaatcgggaTGCCATAAaactaccattggggtaaagcaatacacactaagagagaagccgcactaatgattctagcctagtaaaaatggaaattcgatctccccaattaactaccttgccaacattaagcaaaatggcgcatgacaaatgaacacccaagggttaaaatctaaagtgtcaaccaacgaaagttatggtccaattagcctaagtctgagagttgcttggtcaagtattataggcttacgccacgtcattattttgagtctaggccacctccttgtattcatacacgggttataatcagaaaaattaatgaaagttcgagtctaaatcaaacttccaattaaatcccagaaactggaatctgaagcaaaaagttattttcgatgtaattctttcgttaaatttcaataaggtaaaaataacattttgaatctacgctatttgcacatttcaAAGAAACGACttaatacgcttgcaaagtaagacgatttaaaggtccaccctagacccactaaaattaaaggtccactataggcctaccaaacgaggctcactcagtctcgcctcatgactcaaagaccacaaccatctaccttttagcccaaataaaaaaatttgaaggatttatgttggggagaaatcccaagcaaaaagaaaaaaatagaaagagaaaagggagagcgaaaagagcaagccatgaaatacttaaaaagaaagagaaaagggagagcgaaaagagcgagccatgaaatacttagcccgtacctcccaaagtgcgaaatttacccaagtaaacgaaggaaaagaattgagtcaaccaatccaaatcataaaattctacgatgtctaccctttccaatccttatgctcttagacgccttcgctctgggatccctgttcagctcatttaacccatccatgttctcattgccataactcaagaaaccattacctcgactcttgctcttgaacttgttgtcaactgcaaaccacgtacggctattgacaccattagcataatgaccatataacttgtttgaatacatcctgttgatatacccttgagccgtccccattcCACTCAttagccttggttgatgtaaattcatgacactagctcgaggctgcaaattctgagtcctagcagatataatcctcatgctcgaccaatccttcaaaccgtcttgagtcacgaataaaaaaggaaaacaaatgaaaagtacaaaaaataaaaaaggaactttgcaaagcgcctctaaagttagtctaaaaaaatcagaagcatttagcgcaccaaaaaagatccgcccagaaataattttcagcgcccacagttgggcgccgaaatctttaacgccccaccctgggcgctgattctctctgcttacTAAAATTtatccagaagtgctcgtcattttatccgcacatacacggaaaaataatgaacacttggggggtacagcacgtattcagatatacgtaccaccaaaaaatacatgtactcaacgtacttgtttaaaatcggcattctaagaaaccattttctaggctaagaactacgcaagacctgattccaaattaaatccatttaaggcggatacgtaggcaatccatgatccggtccaaccaatttgcaaaaatattaaagcccatagaaaaacaagaataaagaatagaagtcccttattgaaatttaattacttgcaacaagtcaaaaagaaaagtcaaaggaagaatccaagtcaccaagatgccaaaattaatgagcacacatcgaaaaataataagggcacgtacccttgccagaaggagcactcacactcataggcacttagccaagactcaaaagatcgctttgcctcaattaaatGGGGGCtggcgcaagcgtccatgacctctaaaatactcgacttgaccctccctaaagcgaactaactcacttaaagactttctttcaccactagacatagtcgttcgcttaaagaccttctttcaccactagacacagtcataatcgccaacaagttaTAAAGGCGGTAatcttgcaataaagaggattgttctacggcgtcgccccatcgttccttcgaactcagggcacccgttcattcaaatgcttgcgaatcccctttgaaaaaaaccagacattgtcaataggacttggcacttaaccaaggctcaccctactcagacatatgacacgggcatctaaaatcgaaaccTAAAAAGCATCgttaaagggaagacataaatagcaactgggggctaaaaaaattgaaatgaaagagctagggaaagaactaagtataccttgaccttttgtgcagacatacaccaagtaaatctaagtcaatttgaaaacggtttatattcccgcaattctggaaaagatggccctaaaagcccaaagcatatgccaaatgggcacaagtatatcttgacgcctgcaccctggcttccagcaaatccttagacaacattccaaaagtcgtaacagtatttttgattcactcatgtaatcctgtacgaacccttctataagtcaacctacttaggacacctcggattatacacagtaggactcggattttaaataattttaaataattttcaaaagacttcttcgaacataatacagtgtcgttggtttaagctaagtatgcgtttagcccgatgttgcaagtgagtcaaaaagatttctaaacatgattatgggtaaaagaaaggcacctaacttttggtcaaggcacacttcaacatgtgactaccttgaccatagcaatgtcgcataatacgacatttacaagagatgtagcagatcactactcgaacgtacctcgcactaaacgagtttggttcaaactattcatgatccatgtcaccatgaatgcataaagacgtatgcaaagcatcatAGCACCAAGcccatcccgtagctacaattgggggcttgagaaaaacactctaaaaaagctcgaaatgacgatttcatcacaaattctcgacgctaatgctatacatacatcataggggcacaatcctaaggtttgatcgtgtaaaacgagccttagaatggctacaacccctcccctacaagggtaactgaaaatcgcgagtcaccaaaactccgatcaaactactgcacataacgctcgccctataagcgcccgttacacagtctacctcgttccaaagcaaaagcgaaagaaaaatcaaggataagaactgtcaaaatatacccagaaatcattttcaacgcccagagctgggcgccgatatctttaacgccccagcctgggcgctgaatctttctgctagccaagttttgcccagataaaagaaaaaagggaagaaacacctatgaatcctcgcatcgaacgaagtaataagccgtgcaaacccacgcagaagatgctacacttgttcgaacacctgaacgaggcatgatgaagtactccaatgcaaaaaataataatatcccaacacctggaggaatgttctaagacacgccgttaggccacacaagcctacgtcacaccataagttcaaccgtcccacggtacaagtctaaaaaagagagagtaaggcatattgcgttaatgtaggcacgaccaagagcacgtgtaaaagaggcaaagactacttatcgtccaaattcaaaatataaGCCACATGATtgctacattaaggattaaaggtagcaaaatattacctaccacggaaggaatagctcgcacctacacgagcggaaccccaaggcatctttctcgaaagaacctacaaaaatcgtacgccaaaaggaaagcatcccaacatgcatacttgggggctccaagctacgaaacaaccatagaaaaataaaaaaaatctcgaagcaaggtttgaacaatcgaaagggcacgatgtttgagcccacctcgtaaatgggcctgacccctatcaagcttctaagcaaactattcaaaatcagtcattgttcaaaaaaaatgattcaagcaaactgattaatggaccgcacacgacggccattctatgaacgctcgttcgcacatacatatcatcattctaagtatcgaacattcacgaacgcgttcaaaagaaaaaaaaatatatacaagagcgataaAAATCTTACGCCTGAAGGTATGTTCCTCTGGCCAAATAGattcgcccaactattgcaataactgtacgccttaagagcaacagttccttaaaataaatcgccccaaagcgacaagcaccatagtccaccaatcggctacggcttctcaagaaaatcatcacgttctaaaaataaagaaaaaaacaaaagagaagagaatacatagaacttccaagtaaaataaacgaatgaacaagaggccaactgtgtcatcaaaagaccagcccaaacaacattttcaac contains these protein-coding regions:
- the LOC110793877 gene encoding uncharacterized protein isoform X2; protein product: MERVKSTISRVKKGVRGSTDDIGWLQRTPGMPPVKDGTTRFLELLQDVRNGNHTLPDSFVYLLIPGLFSNHSPLYFVSTKKFFSKMGLACHIAKIHSEASVEHNAWVLKHYVEELYWGSGKRVMLFGHSKGGVDAAAALSIYWKDLQGKVAGLALVQSPYGGTPIASDVLREGQVADKKARRVMELVICKLIKGDFQALEDLTYERRKDFILKHKLPEEIPLISFHSEANIALSVVATLTQIAHAELPWLPLPTLYGVPSDDYYVQPSRRVPVVIPASAAMAVTALHLILRYGEKSDGLVTCRDAEVPGSVVIRPDKKLDHAWMVHSSWNRNPTEPDCNQMCEAILTLLVELDDIKRAGKGKKKGV